A stretch of DNA from Besnoitia besnoiti strain Bb-Ger1 chromosome II, whole genome shotgun sequence:
CCCTCACATTCGTTCGTCGAGTCTCTGCCATTGCTGGTGGTGCGGAACACTCGTCGCCCAGCCAACGCGTGCCACTTTTTTTCAGAGCTCACCTGCAATTCCAGGTCGTCCGTCGTGGTGCTCCACAAGGTGCTCTTTCCCGTGCGTTTACAGTCACGAGTGGTTTGTGAATTTTCAAATCACGGGCGTCTCGTGCGTACGACTTGCAGTGCGAGAGGTCCGAAAACGCCGTGGACCGGTGAGAGACAATCTCTTGTGGCACTCGGCGCCGTGATTCCGCCTAAAGGAACCAAGGTCGGACATATATGACAGATCTGACCGGCGAGCAAAGCGTCTTTTTAAGCGCGTTTTTCGCGGGACGGCGAAAttggcggcgcctccgcagccagcATGCTTATCAGACACGATGGGTCACGAcgcccgcagctcgcgcgtggTCGTCTTCTACAGCGGACACCGCGGTCACACGGAGGCTCCCTGTCGCCACGGCAGGGGTCTCGTTCTCGGGGCCGGTTGCGGCCACTGAAACATCAGTTGATAGGTCGAGTCTATTTCTCAAGACCTGGCAGGTGGGCCTTCGGTAGCCCGTGCAAGATGTTCCTACGGGTTTCGTCAGCAGTTTCAGGCAGCGACGATAGAGGTGacacgacgagggcgcggctgcttTTCGAGGGCTGCAAGACCACCACCACGGAAGTCATATTTAGTGGGAAATGGGCAGACGTCCTCAACTTCGTTCGTCAAGAAGATGTCATCACATTCGCATACAGGGACACAAGTGCAGGTGAAAGTGATGGATCGCATCCCTTGGTTCGTGTGGGTGATCCGGAGAAAGACCTGGACGTGGTTGTTCATCGCCTCTTTCCTGAGAAGAGGGTAGTCATGTTCACACATGCTGCTGGAGGTGAAGTGCAGAGCCTGACGCAGCACGGAGCAGAACAGTTCTATCCTGTTTGGACACCGTCTAGCATACCGTTTCAGGATGCCACAGCGCATACAACAGATCACTCGAAGGGAACGGATTCCCGTGAAAGACAGACAGTGAATCCCGTGTGTGCGTCAAGAGAGTTCAGACCCGCGTCCCGGCAGGACCTTGCAGCACCGGCAAGCGAGGCCACCACAGAATCCGGCGGCGTGTCCAGGAGATCGACACTCAGGCAAGAACCTGAACCGTTTTTTGATATTTCTTGGGTTGAGTCCAGCAGCATCGACGGTTCTGTACTATCGTTAGCAGCAGATCGTTCTTGCGTGCCCGCCGACGATGGTCCCGGACAACGAGCATTGAATGAGTCGCAGTCCAAGGAGGCTCGTGCGAAGGCCTACGCACAGTCCGTGGAGTCCGACGTCCTATCAGATGTTCTGAACCCTGAGATTCTCAAGTTTTGCGCAGATGTGGAACAGGGGACTCCATCGGTGCGTTTCCACCCCAGTGCCTCGTGGGAAGCCTCAGCGTCAGCTCCGCCTACCGACGGGGGGACGCGTCGCGTCTCCAAAAGCTCGGAGCCTGGGCTACAGGGGGAGAGCCGAGCGGAAAGCGTCATTTCGTCGTCATATGGTAGACTTTGGGAAGGCGGCGACCTCCGGAATGCGTACCTAAGGCCAGTTCGAAGCCGGTCGGGAGTCCAGCTTTCGAAAGAAGCGAACCTGCGTCCTCCGTCCGCTCGCGCTGGATGCCCTACGCAGATGCTGCTATCTGCGGAGGGGGGTTGGGATGGTCCGACGGACAGGCACCCGGTTGC
This window harbors:
- a CDS encoding hypothetical protein (encoded by transcript BESB_038250); this translates as MFLRVSSAVSGSDDRGDTTRARLLFEGCKTTTTEVIFSGKWADVLNFVRQEDVITFAYRDTSAGESDGSHPLVRVGDPEKDLDVVVHRLFPEKRVVMFTHAAGGEVQSLTQHGAEQFYPVWTPSSIPFQDATAHTTDHSKGTDSRERQTVNPVCASREFRPASRQDLAAPASEATTESGGVSRRSTLRQEPEPFFDISWVESSSIDGSVLSLAADRSCVPADDGPGQRALNESQSKEARAKAYAQSVESDVLSDVLNPEILKFCADVEQGTPSVRFHPSASWEASASAPPTDGGTRRVSKSSEPGLQGESRAESVISSSYGRLWEGGDLRNAYLRPVRSRSGVQLSKEANLRPPSARAGCPTQMLLSAEGGWDGPTDRHPVAGGGPVDPRRRMQNARLSPPYTDCQPSTPVHQQDIPTGRGRRHPANVLCTDPAQPLPPDTPASAGPEFSYSFPGKARALFYPEIYPDRVEVTDEFPDLAGPTHVGMPFPSAPPQMTLSPTALSMTWARSNAVLEAPVRHSLVWPVAAQGLSTPLAATPLHGPIYPVVSHPQSRSQLRPYHSYSMFQPAVARPNVYQSARLRPVNDMHDILTS